TAGAGGCACCCTCTTCCCCTGCATAGCTGAGGGTGCTTCGAAATCAACAGGTTGGCTGCTATGGAGAGAAGGCTCTGCAGGCAGTCACCCGGGTTCTGTGAAACAGGGACATTTCAGGGACAGGAAACTCAGGCAAATCATGATGCTAATTTCAGGAGATCTCTTTACATGAGCCCGAAGAGAAGTGTTTAAGCACAAGACAAAATATGCCTATTTTCAAAAGTTTCTGCTTTTTTACCATTAACtcaaagttatattttttaaaagttgattttatttttcaatgcataaaaatgataaatatttataatagaatGTTAAGGCAATAGACTAcaacaaaaaggagaaataaacacaaaactaGAACCTATGCTCTTGCCATTGATTCATAATAACCATGACTGACAGTTTGGTATAACATATACTATTCTAATCTTTTTTATTCCTATATAAacacattcaaaatattttttatcaaagttATATTATCCTAATAATTTAAGAAGTGTAATTGTTTTTCAactagaggttttttttgttgcccTTAGCACTTCAAGTCCTTCTGGAATTCATAGGACTGTCACGAGTCACCCCAGATGTCACGAGGAACCACCAGCCCCACCTCAGCAGTTTCCATAGGCAAACACTACAAAATGCTGGGCGTATAATGTATTTCTAGAGAACTGCATAGGATGAGAAGTGTGCCCTTTGTCTCCAAGTTCATAATGGCTCTGCTGACTTCAATTCCTTTCACTGGAGCTAGTCAGGACAAGGCGAAAATGCCAGAGAGAATGAGAGCCCCCTGACCCATGatcccaaatgaaaaaaagagagagaacatagAAATCCCCTCACACACTACCCCCAGGCTccttttgtgttgttcttgccaacACAGCAGCCGTCCTGTTATATATACTAGCTACCACTCTGGTCCCCATCACACTGGACGCTGGTCATCTGCTGTCAACGACCATGGGAAAGGTGAGCCAACCCCGGTGCCATTCCATGTCTATTTAGTGTGTTTTGTGTCTGAGGATGTCGTCCCAGCTGACGGCCTGCTGTCATCTTGTTTGCCATTACAGATCACCTTCTACGAGGACCGGGGCTTCCAGGGCCACTGCTACGAGTGCAGCAGCGACTGCCCCAACCTGCAGACCTATTTCAGCCGCTGCAACTCCATCCGCGTGGACAGCGGCTGCTGGATGCTGTATGAGCGCCCCAACTACCAGGGCCACCAGTACTTCCTGCGTCGCGGGGACTACCCCGACTACCAGCAGTGGATGGGCTTCAGCGACTCCATCCGCTCCTGCCGCGTAATTCCTTATGTGAGTCTTGCTTCAATCTAGCGATGTGAAATCATCATTGATCTGTGGCCATGAACTCCTGTTTGTAACAGTCAGTTTGTTCCAACTCAGGCCTAGTCCTCACAGTAAGGGTAGCAATGCCCGACTCtcaagcacttaaaaaaaaatgtgagcaggATTATGAATAACCTTAATCTCTACTTTTTTCCTACTTAAGAATAACAAATTGTTTTTAGGGCACAAGAAATCATAACAACGTAGCctctaaaattaaatttggtATCTTCTGGTTGATTAATTTCTAAGTAAGAATCACcttgttcaaaaagaaaaaaaatctgtctagctaattcttttttaatgataaaaatatgaatagatgATAGGAAAACAATGTAGGTATAAAATATTCTGACTGGATTGGTGATTGTTTTCAATATATTCTATACTCATCAGTATATTATTATACAGTTCTAGAAACTAACAATTTGTTATATCTTGTAAGTGGATCTTTGTTTTCCAGGAGTCATTATCAACTAGTTTCTAATAATGTCAGAGACAACTCTAGTTAGGATTTCATGCGACATGGTTCGCATGAAACACCAAAGTGTTCCTTAATGTTTTTTAATCATATGGAGTAAGCATTTCTGCTTTCCGGTGATATTCAATGACATGGTGTGACAAGCAGATTTAAGAATTGAAATCAAAATTAGACTGGAGAAATTTGCAGAAGGCAAAagagaactaataaataaatagggaaTTTTTTTGAGGCAGGAAACTCAAATGATACAAGTGACTTGGCACAGTGTCACACAGACATGGACTCAGAGTAGGAATTGTTGCCCATTATGAGTGCAAAAGCAACTTAAAAACAAGCTTGCAGGGACTCAGTTCAATACAGTCCTTACAGAAAAGGGAGTTAAAATTCTGTGCGCAGACTCATCAAATACAGTTGTGTCAGCTAGTTTCTTACAGAGGAACCCCTTTCATTCTGTTTATTTCAAAGTTTCTTCCACAAAATAATCGACTGGGCAGAGATGAGTTTTATGATATGACTCTTCCTAATTTGTTAGACCAACAATGTAAGGGGCGGGGCTAGGGAGGAAATATATGTCAGGTTGGTTTAAAAACCATGCTTCATGAAGATGCAAGCTGAGTCATTTTCATGGATATTAAGGATGCACACAATTtatgtgtttcttcttttgtttgttatCACAACAGACCAGCTCTCACAAGATAAGACTGTACGAGAGAGATGACTACCGGGGCCTTGTGTCTGAGCTCACTGAGGACTGCTCCTGCATCCACGATCGCTTCCGGCTCCATGAGCTGTACTCCCTCCACGTGCTGGAGGGCTGCTGGGTCCTCTATGAGATGCCCAACTACCGGGGGCGGCAGTACCTGCTGAGGCCGGGGGATTACAGGCGCTACCACGACTGGGGGGCCATGGATGCCAGGGTGGGCTCCCTGAGACGGGTCATTGATTTGCACTAGGCTATGTTTTTCTTGTTATGATTCacataaaaatgcaataaatagaCTAGTTTTGTTCCTGGCACTACGTGGCTCTTGCTTGTCTTTAAATACTAACCGAATTCTAATAAATGGTGACTCCCCAGCACTTACCTGAAGCTCAGGTGTTTTGAACATCTGCTTACTTCCTGTTGGCTAGGCAGCAGTATTTACGGAGCCCCCATTCATGtcatgggaaggagagagaagactgCTTGTGCCCTAGAGCCCCTgtctgagggagagaggaaagacaaaCATAATGAAAATGATTAGAACTCTTATACAGGAGAAAATATAGAACCAGTTATGGCTGGAAACACCAAAGACAAGAAATTGCTAGAGAGGTGAAGACAGCTGAAGTCTCTGATATTAGTTAAGAAAAGCTAAATAAAGAGAGGGATTTTAAACAGAATTCCCAAAGCAGAGAAGGTCAAGCCTTCTTGGTGAGGTCATCTGGTAGAAAAAAGGTTAAAGCAAGAGGTAAAGGGCCTTAGTGGTCATCCTGCCTCTGCAACTGACGAGTAGAGTGACCAACTCAGGCTAGTTTTCCAGGGACTTTCCCAATTTATCACTAAGAGTCCTATCTCCCCGAAAGGCCCTCAGTCACAAGTAAGCAGAAATGGTTGGTTACTCTACTTACTATCTTATCTCTTTGAACAAGTCATTTCTTACAGTCTCTGTGCCTAAATTAACTTATTGAAAACTACAAGTGATAATAAATTCCTGCTTCACTAAATAAATCCCAGAATAATTATGATGGAAAGATGAAGAaagattgttatttttaaattattggataaatataaaaaatgaatgtatCTTCAGTGTCCCCTCAAAGTCAATAGTATAATATAGTCAACTTTATTTTGGActctaatataaatttttatcaagACTCAATTATGCAAACTGAAGTACTAATGTTTGCTATCCTACATACCTGTGGGATTTCTTTCCAAATTGATATAAGCAAAAATATTGTTCTGTTCCAGTTAGCTTATTTGTAGAAATTgataatctgatttaaaaattccTGGAATTGCAAGGGCCCCAAAATAACCAAACCAATCTTGAGAAAGTTGAAGTAATAATAGTAGTATGCACACATCACAATGTTAAAACTTACCACAAAGCAACAGCAATCAAGACAGTGAGGAACTGGcataggataaacaaatagatAAACATAATGGAGTTGAGAGTCCATAAATAAACCCATGTGTCTATGTTCAACTTATTTTTGATAAGGGTGCTAAGACTATTCAGTGGGGGAAAGAATAACTTTTCAACAATGGTACTGGGACTACTGAATATCTACATGCAGAACAATGAAGTTGGATCCCTATctcatacatatataaaaactaactcaagcctgacctatggtggcacaatggataaagcatcaacctggaatgctgaggttgctggttcaaaaccccaggcttgcctggtcaaggcacatataggagttgattcttcctgctcctcaccccttctctctctctctctctctctctctctctcctttctctctaaaaatgaatgcataaataaataaattaaattttaaaaactaactcaaaataaatcaaacatcTAAATATAAAAACCCAAACTATTAaaagtttagaagaaaatataggcattcCTCTTTGTGAccttttattaagaaatatttcttaaatatgacaccgaaagcataagcaacaaaaaattaagttggGCTTCATCAAAATCAAAACCTTCTATGCATCAAAGCACacaatccataaaataaaaagacagcccacagaatggaagaaaatatttgtacatcatatatctgataaaggtatagaatccagaatacataaagagCTCTTACAATTAAACAACacaaacaatgcaattaaaaaatagacaaagtacttaaatatacattttccaaatcaaaagatgctcaacactcttagtcattaggaaaattcaaatcaaaaccacaatggaataccacttgaTTCTCACTACAATGCAATGGTTATAGTAATTCTAGGgcaaaacccccccaaaacaacaagAATATAACAGGACTTCTTggtcaggatgtggagaaattggatcTCTCATAAATTATTGATGGgagtgtaaaatggtgcagccactgtgaaaaagtttaggccctggccagttggctaagtggtagagcgttggcctggcgtgcagaagtcctgggttcgattcccggccagggcacacaggagaagcgcccatctgcttctccactcctccccctccttcctctctgtctctctcttcccctcccgcagctgaggctccattggagcaaagatggcctgggcgctggggatggctccttggcctctgccccaggcgctagagtggctctggtcacaacagagcggccccccggaggagcagagcatcgccctctggtaggcagagcattgccccctggtgggcgtgccgggtggatcccggtcaggcgcatgtgggagtctgtctgactgtctctccccgtttccagcttcagaaaaatacaaaaaaaaaaaaaaaagtttggtagtCCCTCAAATAGCTAAACATAGAGTTATCACATGACTGAGCAATTCTACTCTTTGGCatatactcaaaagaattgaaacagagtgttcaaacaaaaacttatatgtgaatgttcataacaacactattcacaatagctaaatggtggaaacaatccaaatgttcatcaatagatgattggataaatgAAACATGATCTATCCATCCAGTGGAATGTTATttgccataaaaaaggaaataaatactaATACATGTTGCAaaatggataaaccttgaaaacatgctaagtgcaAGAAGACAGTCACATAAGACctcatattgtatgatttcatttataggaAATACCAGGCTAGGCAAATCTGAAGAGGCAGTAAGCAAGTTAGTGGTTGTTTAATACTGGAAGGATGGGTGGATAAGAAAATGATAGCTCAAGAGTTCAGGGTGAACATACTCTGAAATGAACTGTGGTGATAACTGCATATATCTATGGATATACTAAAACtattgaattatacacttgaaatttataAACTGtgtgatatgtgaattatatctcaataaagataTTCTAAAAAAGTAATGCCCTGCACAGAACTTTAAATAATGAGGTTCTTTAAATTAAGACTCCTTTTTGGTGAAGGAACAGATGgcataaattataaatatgaagACACATATACAGTAGTGCCCCTTTATCTGTGGTTCCACTTTGAGGTTTCAATTACCAGTGGTCGGcagtggtccaaaaatattaaatggaatattCCAGGAATAAACAATTCACAagtttggccctggttggttggctcagtggtagagcatcagcccagcatgtacatgtcccaggctcgattcccagtcagggcacacatgagaagaacccatctgtttctctacccctttccctcttgcttctctctctctttctctctcttcccctcctgagccatgactccattggaaccagttggcccagggcactgaagatggttccatggtctccatttcaggtgctaagaagagctcggttgctgagcaacagagcaacaccccagatgggcaacaCACCCgctaggggacttgccaggtggatccagatcgaggcacatgcaggagtctgtctctgcctcctctcactgaatacaaacaaacaaacaaacaaaaaacaattcacaAGTTTTCAAGTGTGTGCCATTCTAAGTACCATGATGAAATCTAACTCTGTCTTGCTTCGTCCAGCCCCGGACAAGAATCATCCTTCGTCTTTCTTATCTTCTAGACTGAGGTGTTTGCTGATATTATAGTGGGACATAACAAAGCATGTCTTGCAACATCCCCGACCAAGATATCTCTCATCCcattgatggctgcatctgtttGAATGCAAGAAAGCTGTTGGGAATCTCTTTCATGATTTTCCTCCACAAAAATGTGAtcaccttttctttcattttttctcttttccagggTCTTCTTTAGCTGTTAGAGATAAGTTCTGAGACCTTAACAGCATAGCCCTGGTGGTGCTCTAGCACCCCCTTCAGCAAGGCTTCCATGCTGTGAGCCTATACCAGCCTGCCATGTTTCTAGGTCATTTTTACCTCCCTTCAAGTCTGCTGGGGTCACCAGGCAAAGAAGAAAACTGGAGGTGTCAGATCCAGGGAATATGATCAAGGAGTGAGTGGGAGAAAGTGGCATCTGTGTCCCTGATCATCTGTGTGGGTGACCTCATGTGAGAGAGTTATTGTTTTCCAAATAGAATTGGAATCATTAATggtttaactgatttttttttatgtttccaggGTTCTATTTATCCaccaaaataattaataaataattacagaGGGTAGAAGAGTATAACTTGGTCTTTATCCTTGAGCTTATAACCTTGTGGTAAAccaggaaaagaagaaactatgaGAAAGGCAATGCTTAAGTGCTAAACTGGGTGATACTGAAGAGGATGTAGACACTCAGAgaagggaaaaacaaataaacgTTGGTTCTGAGAGACATCCATAGAAGAGGGGCTGGACTGCCATGaagaacactggggaacaaaatttttgttgcctccacaaaaacacttgttcttacctaattcaagtgtgctgatctcaaatctgacattagtttttctctgtaagctacagttttttgcaattcaagattttagatcatcttattgtaaaattttcaacatttagttgaacataatgaagtagaatgtcttcttgggcatcatttttgtgaaaatataataatctatataatgcagtaaatacactaaaagatatgattgcatcagaatttgtctacaatttcaaaacagaacatattaaaacacttattttaatcatgaactttgtgcaaaacttatttaaattctattcaggcaaaaatttgcgtttgtagctcttgcgtttgtgtatttgttgagaacaatctcgttggatgctccagcagtagtctgctcatcactaacagctccaagattttcaggaaacttatcaaggtgactgttcaggaagtgaatcttaacgctcatgttacattcaatgtcACGGAAAATCAACagtatcctttgaaccagaagttcatagttttctgcttttttgttgccaaggaagttttttgcaattgccacaaaagactgccatgctgctttctcctccttatccatcttcctggaaaatttttcatcacatatgagggttcgaatttgaggtccatcgaatacacctgcttttatcttctcgaaagacaaggcaggaaaagcagaaataatatgttgaaagcattcactttctctattcaaagcctgaacaaactgcttcattaagctaagtttgatgtgaagtgggggaaaaatgattgtctcaattaactacaggttcattcacaatattttgcatccctacctcagagcttcatgtttctgtCACTCCTtatgtgtccagtgtttctcccgagctcagctgtcttacaaacacagaaagcaaggacacttcatgaaatctctctgttgtcctagcaggaaatttaccattttaagatccacacaaatgatccagttatgctcctcatatttcagaaagttgaggacaatttttatgtcattcttattaagtcattcaattcaggttggct
The sequence above is drawn from the Saccopteryx bilineata isolate mSacBil1 chromosome 5, mSacBil1_pri_phased_curated, whole genome shotgun sequence genome and encodes:
- the LOC136338069 gene encoding gamma-crystallin A, with the translated sequence MGKITFYEDRGFQGHCYECSSDCPNLQTYFSRCNSIRVDSGCWMLYERPNYQGHQYFLRRGDYPDYQQWMGFSDSIRSCRVIPYTSSHKIRLYERDDYRGLVSELTEDCSCIHDRFRLHELYSLHVLEGCWVLYEMPNYRGRQYLLRPGDYRRYHDWGAMDARVGSLRRVIDLH